The following proteins are co-located in the Candida dubliniensis CD36 chromosome 3, complete sequence genome:
- a CDS encoding uncharacterized membrane protein ydl133w, putative → MTEEDDKQTNYFDSHPGTTRNRSTTSPSTLDEHQSNVESVDIPLDPFSNIVINSYSHKANVVPPYVLDTLSKAYHRNHLHQTNTNISDQVTSKTLTFETDADKSNTVYSGIVHDPYIRAMDGDWFKFMQSIRHQTAYTHDKIAYDPELLKEYDLNGTWGGDERLKDEFVNNINNGGVISDSEKRGFLGFFGKEKGENDTRMRSTAGYWMGENRSQLKPTLKKIFLFNPLVPLLLRILIIIFCAIALALAGSIFIYSKRDYEGHKVEQQPSTIMALVVQSCALVYVIYIAYDEYTGKPLGLREPMSKMRLILLDLLFIIFSSANLSLAFNTMNDDEWVCRANKTPGLSDIGLVFPTIGSICRRQRALSSFLFMVLVLWVITFTVSLLRVIDRVNTPGPRNV, encoded by the coding sequence ATGACAGAAGAAGACgataaacaaacaaattattttgattctcATCCTGGTACAACTAGAAATCGAAGTACGACATCACCTTCCACTTTAGATGAACACCAATCCAATGTTGAATCAGTGGACATCCCCCTTGATCCATTTTCCAATATTGTCATCAATTCGTATAGCCACAAAGCCAATGTAGTGCCTCCATATGTTCTAGATACTTTATCAAAAGCATATCATAGAAACCATTTACAtcaaaccaacaccaataTATCCGACCAAGTTACTTCCAAAACTTTGACTTTTGAAACTGATGCCGATAAACTGAATACTGTATATAGTGGAATTGTCCATGACCCTTATATACGAGCTATGGATGGGGATTGGTTTAAATTTATGCAATCTATTCGACATCAAACAGCTTATACTCATGATAAAATTGCCTATGATCCTGAACTACTCAAAGAATACGATCTTAATGGAACTTGGGGAGGAGATGAACGATTAAAAGATGAGTTTgtcaataatataaataatggTGGTGTTATTAGTGATTCTGAAAAAAGAGGATTTTTGGGGTTTTTCGGTAAAGAAAAAGGTGAAAATGATACCCGTATGAGATCAACAGCTGGTTATTGGATGGGTGAAAATAGATCTCAATTGAAACCaacattgaaaaagatattCTTGTTTAATCCATTAgttccattattattacgtatattgattattattttctgtGCTATTGCATTAGCATTGGCCGGATCAATATTTATCTATTCAAAAAGAGACTATGAAGGACATAAAGTAGAACAACAACCTAGTACTATTATGGCATTAGTAGTACAATCATGTGCATTGGTTTATGTGATATACATTGCTTATGATGAATACACAGGTAAACCTTTGGGATTAAGAGAACCAATGAGTAAAATGAGGttaattttattggatttgttatttattattttttcatcaGCCAATTTATCGTTGGCATTTAACACCatgaatgatgatgaatggGTTTGTAGAGCAAATAAAACTCCTGGATTATCAGATATTGGTCTTGTCTTCCCGACAATTGGATCAATTTGTCGAAGACAAAGGGCCTTgtcatcatttttatttatggTGCTTGTGTTATGGGTCATTACATTTACAGTTAGTTTGTTAAGAGTTATTGATAGAGTCAACACTCCAGGACCCAGAAATGTATAG
- a CDS encoding conserved hypthetical protein gives MALPTIQSFKKSSSEDKRQVLDHLFEPCNTLSNFVFIKVLHQQYNTYPEFINIVRKELLEFLKQSETFQSQYQGEINPVINEIISAHPRLGEPKKETLSVHSNNEQKTLNSDPEIIKKLKELNAAYEKTFPGLRYVVFVNGRTRHEIMDNIQKRIDRNDIKLERVEAFNAMCDIALDRANKLGIKL, from the coding sequence atgGCATTACCCACAATCCAATCTTTCAAAAAACTGTCATCAGAAGATAAAAGACAAGTGCTTGATCACTTGTTTGAACCATGTAATACATTATCCAATTTTGTATTCATAAAAGTCCTCCAtcaacaatacaatacaTACCCAGAGTTTATCAACATTGTCAGAAAAGAGCTActtgaatttttgaaacaaagTGAAACTTTCCAATCTCAATATCAAGGTGAAATAAACCCGGtgataaatgaaattatttcGGCCCACCCCAGATTAGGTGAACCTAAAAAGGAAACCCTTTCAGTGcattcaaataatgaacAGAAAACTTTGAATAGTGACCCTGAgattatcaagaaattgaaagaattaaatgCTGCTTATGAAAAGACATTTCCTGGATTACGTtatgttgtttttgtcAATGGTAGAACTAGACATGAAATAATGGATAATatacaaaaaagaattgatcGAAATGATATAAAGTTGGAAAGAGTAGAAGCTTTTAATGCTATGTGTGATATTGCATTAGATAGAGCTAATAAATTAGGTATtaaattgtaa
- a CDS encoding NADH-ubiquinone oxidoreductase subunit, putative codes for MSDILFGIIFPANQRQQNLYYEREKKKIAPNKKTTIYCFIYLVTFQEQLSIASIPYIKPTHPLLHITMLKVSARPISRSIGVSSRRSVYTSVLESDINITKNGKVNLGVGAGGRSSRTGYTATVFGASGFLGRYVTSKLARHGTTTIVPFRDDMKKRFLKVTGDLGVVNFVEIDARNLQSIEDSVAHSDIVINCIGVDYDTKNFKMADINIALAERIAEATKKANVPRYIHVSSYNADPKSESVFYATKGIGEQVVRDIIPDSTIVRPAPMFGREDSLLNYLGPKVKMWTPNKNAKEVWPVYVLDVAKALEKIAYDDSTAGQTFELYGPEKVTFQEIRNMIHGITENYAQVGPWSYQFADYAIPLPLAKAIAKVQQLVWWNLTNPDQVQRLVINQKIDPNAKTFQDLGIDDLTRLPDVLFSYVKQWRHPLIAQKGAPGKKALERLRDVQHFTP; via the coding sequence ATGAGCGACATATTGTTTGGGATTATTTTTCCAGCCAACCAGAGACAAcaaaatttatattatgagagagaaaaaaaaaaaattgcacCAAATAAGAAAACGACAATTTActgttttatttatttagttACGTTTCAAGAACAACTTTCAATTGCATCTATTCCATATATCAAACCCACACATCCACTTTTGCATATCACAATGTTGAAGGTATCAGCAAGACCAATAAGTAGATCAATAGGAGTATCATCCAGAAGATCTGTCTACACATCTGTCCTAGAATCCGATATCAATATTACCAAAAATGGTAAAGTCAATCTTGGTGTAGGTGCTGGCGGTCGTTCTTCCAGAACCGGGTACACAGCCACTGTATTTGGTGCATCTGGTTTTTTGGGCCGTTATGTAACCTCCAAATTGGCTAGACATGGTACTACCACCATTGTTCCATTCAGAGATGACATGAAGAAAAGATTTTTGAAAGTCACTGGTGATTTGGGTGTTGtcaattttgttgaaattgatgcTCGTAATTTACAAAGTATTGAAGATTCGGTGGCCCATTCAGATATTGTCATCAATTGTATTGGTGTTGATTACGATACCAAAAACTTCAAAATGGCCGATATTAACATTGCCTTGGCTGAAAGAATTGCCGAAGCCACGAAAAAGGCCAATGTACCTCGTTACATTCATGTCTCATCCTATAATGCTGATCCAAAATCGGAATCGGTATTTTATGCCACAAAAGGTATTGGTGAACAAGTTGTTAGAGACATCATTCCAGACTCCACTATTGTAAGACCTGCACCAATGTTTGGTAGAGAagattcattattaaactATTTGGGACCAAAAGTCAAGATGTGGACTCCAAACAAAAATGCTAAAGAAGTTTGGCCCGTATATGTTTTGGATGTTGCTAAAGCTCTTGAGAAAATTGCTTATGATGATTCTACTGCTGGTCaaacatttgaattatACGGCCCAGAAAAAGTCACTTTCCAAGAAATCAGAAATATGATCCATGGTATAACTGAAAATTACGCTCAAGTGGGTCCATGGTCATATCAATTTGCTGATTACGCTataccattaccattagCTAAAGCTATTGCCAAAGTTCAGCAATTGGTATGGTGGAATTTAACTAACCCAGATCAAGTTCAAAGACTCGtcataaaccaaaaaattgatCCAAATGCCAAAACTTTCCAAGATTTGggtattgatgatttgacTAGATTGCCAGATGTGTTATTCAGTTATGTCAAACAATGGAGACATCCATTAATTGCTCAAAAGGGGGCTCCAGGTAAGAAAGCATTAGAAAGATTAAGAGACGTCCAACATTTCACTCCATAG
- a CDS encoding A-ATPase subunit, putative (Similar to Ashbya gossypii VMA1) yields MIGCAMYELVKVGHDNLVGEVIRINGDKATIQVYEETAGVTVGDPVLRTGKPLSVELGPGLMETIYDGIQRPLKAIKDESQSIYIPRGIDVPALSRTVQYDFTPGKLKVGDHITGGDIFGSIYENSLLDDHKILLPPRARGTITSIAESGSYNVEDTVLEVEFDGKKHKYSMMHTWPVRVPRPVAEKLSADYPLLTGQRVLDSLFPCVQGGTTCIPGAFGCGKTVISQSLSKFSNSDVIIYVGCGERGNEMAEVLMEFPELYTEISGRKEPIMKRTTLVANTSNMPVAAREASIYTGITLAEYFRDQGKNVSMIADSSSRWAEALREISGRLGEMPADQGFPAYLGAKLASFYERAGKATALGSPDRIGSVSIVAAVSPAGGDFSDPVTTATLGITQVFWGLDKKLAQRKHFPSINTSVSYSKYTNVLNKYYDSNYPEFAQLRDKIREILSNAEELEQVVQLVGKSALSDSDKITLDVATLIKEDFLQQNGYSSYDAFCPIWKTFDMMRAFISYYDEAQKAVANGAQWSKLAESTSDVKHAVSSAKFFEPSKGQKEGEKEFGNLLSTISERFAEASE; encoded by the coding sequence ATGATTGGATGTGCGATGTACGAATTAGTCAAAGTTGGTCACGACAATTTGGTTGGTGAAGTCATTAGAATCAATGGTGATAAGGCCACTATCCAAGTTTATGAAGAAACTGCAGGTGTCACTGTTGGTGATCCTGTTTTGAGAACTGGTAAACCATTATCTGTTGAATTGGGTCCAGGGTTAATGGAAACCATTTATGATGGTATTCAAAGACCATTGAAGGCAATTAAAGATGAATCCCAATCCATTTATATTCCAAGAGGTATTGATGTTCCAGCTTTATCAAGAACTGTACAATATGATTTTACTCCTGGTAAATTGAAAGTAGGTGACCACATCACTGGTGGTGATATTTTTGGTTCTATTTATGAAAACTCTTTGTTGGACGACCATAAAATCTTGTTGCCACCAAGAGCTAGAGGTACCATTACATCTATTGCTGAATCTGGTTCTTATAATGTTGAAGATACTGTTTTAGaagttgaatttgatgGGAAAAAACACAAATACTCAATGATGCATACTTGGCCTGTGAGAGTTCCAAGACCAGTTGCTGAAAAATTAAGTGCTGATTATCCATTGTTGACGGGTCAAAGAGTTTTGGATTCTTTATTCCCATGTGTTCAAGGTGGTACCACTTGTATTCCTGGTGCTTTTGGTTGTGGTAAAACTGTTATTTCACAATCTTTATCCAAATTCTCCAACTCAGatgttattatttatgTTGGTTGTGGTGAACGTGGTAATGAGATGGCTGAAGTTTTGATGGAATTCCCAGAATTATACACTGAAATATCCGGTAGAAAAGAACCAATTATGAAACGTACCACTTTAGTTGCCAACACTTCTAACATGCCTGTCGCAGCCAGAGAAGCTTCTATTTACACTGGTATTACATTAGCTGAATATTTCAGAGATCAAGGTAAGAATGTGTCTATGATTGCTGATTCTTCATCACGTTGGGCCGAGGCATTGAGAGAAATCTCTGGTAGATTGGGAGAAATGCCTGCTGATCAAGGTTTCCCAGCTTATTTGGGTGCCAAATTGGCCTCATTCTATGAACGTGCTGGTAAAGCCACTGCTTTGGGTTCTCCAGATAGAATTGGTTCTGTTTCCattgttgctgctgtttCACCAGCTGGTGGTGATTTCTCTGATCCAGTTACTACTGCTACTTTGGGTATTACTCAAGTTTTCTGGGGGTTGGATAAAAAATTGGCTCAAAGAAAACATTTCCCATCTATCAACACTAGTGTTTCATATTCCAAATATACCAATGTTTTGAACAAATATTATGATTCCAATTATCCAGAGTTTGCTCAATTAAGAGATAAAATCAGAGAAATCTTATCTAATgctgaagaattggaaCAAGTTGTGCAATTAGTTGGTAAATCTGCTTTATCAGATTCTGATAAGATTACTTTAGATGTCGCCACATTAATTAAAGAAGACTTTTTACAACAAAATGGTTATTCTTCTTATGATGCATTCTGTCCAATTTGGAAAACTTTTGATATGATGAGAGCATTTATTTCATATTATGATGAAGCTCAAAAAGCTGTTGCCAATGGAGCTCAATGGTCAAAATTAGCTGAAAGTACTAGTGATGTCAAACATGCTGTTTCATCAGCTAAATTCTTTGAACCATCAAAAGGTCAAAAGGAAggtgaaaaagaatttggtAATTTATTATCGACCATTTCTGAAAGATTCGCTGAAGCTTCTGAATAg